A single window of Pyrus communis chromosome 10, drPyrComm1.1, whole genome shotgun sequence DNA harbors:
- the LOC137748058 gene encoding subtilisin-like protease SBT4.9, whose product MAKHGDLLVSYAMSIIFILLVSLPCEAVNHGDRKTYIVYLGSLPKDDVFSPLSHHIGILERVIESSSASNLLDLPLVRSYKRSFNGFAAKLTDREREMLAKMKEVVSVFPSTSYKLQTTRSWEFLGFNEKLKRNPTVESNVIVGVIDTGIWPESESFSDEGFGPAPKKWKGVCKGGKNFTCNKKIIGARFYVGSSARDDVGHGTHTASTAAGNPVKGVSFYGLAQGTATGGVPSARIATYKVCGSKVCATNKILAAFDDAIADGVDIITISIGSTSAAPFDRDAIAIGAFHALEKGILTSQSAGNSGPYEGSVSSVAPWILTVAASSTDRRIIDKVVLGNGRTLVGNSLNAFELKGTSFPLMEAKDASSECGDCDAGCLDPNLVKGKIVVCRWAFGSIEVRRVGAIGALSESIIPDVSGIVPLPAASFSSKDFDVVKSYVNSSYVNSTGKPRAKLLKSEVIKDLAAPTVASFSSRGPNFILPEIIKPDITAPGVDILAAYSPVAPLTESVEDRRHVKYSFLSGTSMSCPHAAGVAAYIKTFHPNWSPAAIKSSIMTTAGPANSTDGSYWPGVFSYGSGHINPLKALNPGLVYETSKDDYIKLLCSILDESKVRLISGDKRPCPARTGKKWAKDLNYPSLAGKVVTESSFSIQFQRTVKNVGLANSTYKAKTISKPGVNIKVVPQVLSFKSLNEKKTFNVTVSGRDIPSRTYVSASLVWTDGTHSVRSPILLRLVLV is encoded by the exons ATGGCAAAGCACGGAGATCTCCTGGTTTCTTATGCTATGTCCATTATTTTCATACTCCTCGTGAGCTTACCGTGTGAAGCCGTCAATCATGGAGATAGAAAGACATATATTGTATACTTAGGATCACTTCCTAAGGATGATGTGTTCTCGCCATTGTCTCATCACATTGGTATTCTCGAAAGGGTTATCGAGAGTAGCTCTGCTTCGAACCTCTTAGacttg cccttagtaaGAAGCTATAAAAGAAGCTTCAACGGATTCGCGGCAAAGCTCACTGACCGAGAAAGAGAAATGCTTGCTAAGATGAAGGAAGTTGTCTCTGTGTTTCCGAGCACATCTTACAAACTCCAAACAACAAGATCTTGGGAATTCTTGGGTTTCAACGAGAAGCTCAAACGAAATCCTACTGTTGAGAGCAATGTTATTGTTGGTGTCATCGATACTGGGATATGGCCTGAATCCGAAAGTTTTAGCGATGAAGGTTTTGGTCCAGCTCCAAAGAAGTGGAAAGGAGTTTGCAAAGGAGGCAAAAATTTCACTTGCAACAAGAAGATCATTGGAGCTCGGTTTTACGTTGGTTCCTCAGCTAGAGATGATGTTGGTCATGGAACTCATACTGCCTCAACCGCAGCAGGAAATCCCGTAAAGGGTGTGAGCTTTTACGGACTAGCTCAGGGGACTGCAACAGGAGGCGTTCCCTCCGCGAGAATTGCTACATATAAAGTTTGCGGTTCTAAAGTGTGCGCTACAAACAAGATATTGGCTGCTTTTGATGATGCTATTGCTGATGGAGTTGACATCATTACAATTTCAATTGGAAGCACAAGTGCAGCTCCTTTCGATCGGGATGCTATAGCAATCGGTGCTTTCCATGCACTGGAGAAAGGCATACTAACCTCACAGTCTGCAGGTAATAGTGGCCCTTATGAGGGCTCTGTATCAAGTGTAGCACCATGGATTCTTACAGTTGCAGCAAGTAGCACAGATCGTCGCATCATTGACAAGGTGGTTCTTGGAAACGGAAGGACGCTTGTCGGGAATTCTTTGAACGCTTTTGAATTAAAAGGAACAAGTTTTCCGTTGATGGAAGCCAAAGATGCGTCAAGTGAATGCGGGGATTGTGATGCAGGTTGCCTAGATCCTAATTTAGTTAAGGGAAAGATTGTGGTATGTCGTTGGGCTTTTGGTAGTATCGAGGTCCGTCGAGTCGGCGCAATAGGTGCACTAAGTGAGAGTATCATCCCTGATGTTTCTGGCATTGTCCCACTACCTGCAGCAAGTTTTAGCAGCAAAGATTTTGACGTTGTCAAGTCCTACGTCAACTCGTCCTACGTCAACTCCACAGGCAAACCACGAGCAAAACTACTAAAAAGTGAAGTCATAAAAGATCTTGCCGCACCTACTGTTGCTTCCTTCTCTTCTCGGGggcctaattttattttacctGAAATTATCAAGCCGGACATAACTGCCCCGGGGGTTGATATTTTGGCTGCATATTCACCTGTTGCTCCTCTCACAGAGAGTGTTGAAGACCGGAGGCATGTGAAATACAGTTTCCTATCTGGAACCTCCATGTCTTGCCCACATGCTGCTGGTGTCGCTGCGTATATCAAGACATTCCACCCCAACTGGTCTCCAGCTGCCATCAAATCATCTATCATGACTACGGCTGGGCCTGCGAATAGCACCGACGGTTCCTACTGGCCCGGTGTATTTTCATATGGTTCTGGGCATATCAATCCTCTAAAAGCTTTAAATCCGGGCCTTGTGTACGAAACTTCTAAGGATGATTACATTAAGTTGCTCTGTTCGATCTTGGATGAGTCCAAAGTTCGACTTATTTCCGGAGACAAACGCCCTTGCCCTGCAAGGACTGGCAAAAAATGGGCCAAGGATCTCAACTACCCTTCACTGGCTGGTAAAGTTGTAACAGAGTCTTCGTTTTCGATTCAGTTTCAAAGAACAGTTAAAAATGTTGGCCTTGCAAACTCTACATACAAGGCAAAGACCATCTCGAAGCCGGGAGTTAACATCAAGGTGGTGCCTCAAGTTCTTTCCTTCAAGTCTTTGAATGAGAAAAAGACCTTCAATGTGACAGTTTCCGGAAGAGATATACCATCACGTACGTATGTATCTGCGTCGTTGGTGTGGACGGATGGTACTCACAGCGTTCGAAGTCCAATTCTTCTAAGACTCGTCCTCGTTTGA
- the LOC137748317 gene encoding uncharacterized protein At5g39865-like — translation MADLQNKVELAGKPKPTYFFNRSLSMYPTPMDAPQKPRFQASIDHQANSFKKFYNSIETVRSASSSFKGKVKKLCSFFETEKPVSRNPDESKSLTVKLRPSKSMALSKSMAPDFRILSIRLPGTDDRIVVYFTSLRGVRRTYEDCYAVRMIFRGFGVWVDERDISMDSAYRKELQSVLGEKSVSLPQVFIRGKYVGGAEVIKQLFETGELAKILQGIPTRKPGYVCEGCGDARFAPCVNCSGSRKVFDEDEGMLKRCSECNENGLIRCPDCSC, via the coding sequence ATGGCGGATCTCCAAAATAAGGTCGAATTGGCGGGTAAGCCCAAACCCACCTACTTCTTCAATCGATCGCTTAGCATGTACCCAACCCCCATGGATGCCCCCCAAAAGCCCCGTTTCCAGGCCTCCATCGATCACCAGGCCAATTCTTTCAAGAAATTCTACAATTCCATCGAGACGGTGCGGTCCGCCAGCAGCTCCTTCAAAGGGAAGGTCAAAAAGCTCTGCAGTTTTTTCGAGACGGAGAAACCCGTGTCACGAAACCCCGACGAGTCTAAATCCCTGACGGTCAAGCTACGACCGTCGAAATCAATGGCCTTGTCGAAATCCATGGCGCCCGATTTTCGGATCCTGTCAATACGGTTGCCAGGCACCGATGATCGGATAGTGGTGTATTTCACGAGTTTGAGAGGAGTTCGGAGGACATACGAGGATTGTTATGCTGTGAGGATGATATTCAGAGGGTTTGGGGTTTGGGTTGATGAGAGAGACATATCAATGGATTCGGCGTATCGAAAAGAGTTGCAGAGCGTTCTGGGTGAGAAGAGTGTGAGTTTGCCACAAGTATTTATAAGGGGAAAGTATGTGGGAGGTGCTGAGGTGATCAAACAGCTGTTTGAAACCGGTGAATTGGCGAAAATACTTCAAGGGATTCCCACTCGGAAACCCGGGTATGTGTGCGAAGGTTGCGGGGATGCACGGTTCGCGCCTTGTGTGAATTGCAGTGGTAGTAggaaggtgtttgatgaagaTGAAGGAATGCTCAAGAGGTGCTCCGAATGCAATGAAAACGGTTTGATTCGGTGTCCTGATTGCAGTTGCTGA